One Terriglobia bacterium genomic window carries:
- a CDS encoding DUF2892 domain-containing protein, whose amino-acid sequence MAFWGPRNYWFLLGLLPFTTGLIGWCPPYHLLGISTCPKATK is encoded by the coding sequence ATGGCCTTCTGGGGGCCAAGAAACTACTGGTTCTTGCTTGGACTGCTTCCATTCACAACCGGCCTGATAGGCTGGTGCCCTCCGTACCACCTGCTCGGGATCAGCACCTGTCCTAAAGCCACCAAGTAG